In Marinibacterium anthonyi, the DNA window GACACCTGCCGCTTCGGCCCGTTCCAGGGCCTCGGCATAGGTCGGATCGATGTCGGCGGCGGGGGTGAAACAGGTGGCATCCGTGCGCTGGACCAGGAACAGCATCACCGCCCGGTGCCCCCGGGCCGCCATCTCCGACAACTCGCCCAGGTGCTTGGTGCCGCGGGCCGTCACGCTGTCGGGAAATTCGGCGCGGCCGGGCGCGCGGGACAATGTCACCGACTTGACCTCGACATAGGCGTCCGGAAGGCCGCCGCCCTGCAGCAGGAAGTCGATGCGGCTGTTGGTGCCGTATTTCACCTCGGGGCGGACGATGTCGTAGGCCGACAGCGCCGCGACCTCGCCCGCCTCGAGCGCGGCGCGCAGGGCCCGGTTGGGCACGGAGGTATCGACGCCGGTGAAATGTCCGTTTTCGTGATCGACCAGCCGCCAGCCCCATTTCAGCTTTTTCTTCGGGTCGTCGTTGGGTTCCAGCCAGATCCGGGTGCCCGGTTCGGCCAGCCCCATCATCGATCCGGGGTTGGCGCAATGGGCGGTCACCTCGCGTCCGTCGTCCAGCCGGCAATCGGCAAGGAAGCGTTTGTAGCGCCGGATCAGGCGGGCGTGAACAAGGGGGGATGGAAAGCGCATCGGCGTAGCCGTATACGTCGGATCGACCCGCTGCAAGGAGACCGGAGCCATGGCAAACCCAACCGCTGCAATGCTTGTGATCGGGGACGAAATCCTGTCGGGGCGCACGCGCGACGCCAACATGTACCACCTGGCGCAGGAACTGACGCGCCACGGGATCGACCTGACCGAGGTCCGCGTGGTCAGCGACAATGCCGAGGCGATCATCAACGCGGTCAAGGCGCTGTCGGCGGCCTATACCCATGTCTTCACGTCGGGTGGCATCGGGCCGACCCATGACGACATCACCGCCGATTGCATCGCCGCCGCCTTCGACGCCTTCATCGACGTGCGCGAAGACGCGCGGTCCCTGCTGGCCGCCCATTACGAGGCCCGGGGGGGCGAGCTGAACGCCGCACGGCTGAGGATGGCGCGGA includes these proteins:
- the sfsA gene encoding Sugar fermentation stimulation protein A translates to MRFPSPLVHARLIRRYKRFLADCRLDDGREVTAHCANPGSMMGLAEPGTRIWLEPNDDPKKKLKWGWRLVDHENGHFTGVDTSVPNRALRAALEAGEVAALSAYDIVRPEVKYGTNSRIDFLLQGGGLPDAYVEVKSVTLSRAPGRAEFPDSVTARGTKHLGELSEMAARGHRAVMLFLVQRTDATCFTPAADIDPTYAEALERAEAAGVEVLVHGTAITPEGVELGQILPRCGIR
- the pncC_1 gene encoding Nicotinamide-nucleotide amidohydrolase PncC is translated as MANPTAAMLVIGDEILSGRTRDANMYHLAQELTRHGIDLTEVRVVSDNAEAIINAVKALSAAYTHVFTSGGIGPTHDDITADCIAAAFDAFIDVREDARSLLAAHYEARGGELNAARLRMARIPDGAVLIDNPVSVAPGFTLENVHVMAGVPSVFEAMVASVLSKITGGAPLLSQTLTVHRPEGEIAGPLSDLARDFPELSIGCYPFQRDGAFGANIVVRGQDGAQINAAMTRLARDLAA